In Massilia antarctica, the following are encoded in one genomic region:
- a CDS encoding peroxiredoxin family protein, with amino-acid sequence MMAAGTSAAAPEFQVVAWLNAPVPVSLAGLRGKVVAAYAFQMLCPGCVSHAIPQAKHVRQIFAREDVEVLGLHTVFEHHAAMGSAALEAFIHEYRIDFPVGIDQPSGQGPLPLTMQAYQLRGTPTLLLFDRQGVLRHTLLGAVHDMQVGALIAQLAARTTAQPHQPHQPHQSHQSHGNDGACRI; translated from the coding sequence ATGATGGCCGCCGGCACAAGCGCCGCCGCGCCCGAGTTCCAGGTTGTGGCCTGGCTCAACGCACCCGTCCCGGTCAGCCTGGCCGGCTTGCGCGGCAAGGTCGTGGCGGCATACGCGTTCCAGATGCTGTGCCCGGGCTGCGTTTCGCACGCGATTCCGCAGGCGAAGCACGTCCGACAAATTTTTGCCCGGGAAGACGTGGAAGTGCTCGGCCTGCACACGGTATTTGAACATCACGCGGCGATGGGCAGTGCGGCGCTGGAAGCGTTCATCCACGAATACCGGATCGATTTTCCGGTCGGGATCGATCAGCCGTCCGGCCAAGGCCCGCTGCCGCTGACGATGCAGGCGTACCAGTTGCGCGGCACGCCGACCTTGCTGCTATTCGACCGCCAGGGTGTATTGCGCCACACGCTCCTGGGCGCGGTACACGACATGCAAGTTGGCGCGCTGATCGCACAGCTGGCCGCCCGGACAACAGCACAGCCGCACCAGCCGCACCAGCCGCACCAGTCACACCAGTCGCACGGCAACGACGGCGCCTGCCGCATTTAA
- a CDS encoding UDP-2,3-diacylglucosamine diphosphatase: MTLPARTLALFISDLHLQAAHARTVDAFFAFLEERAMAARALYILGDLFEYWAGDDDLDAPLHRKIAAAIRAVRDAGIPVYWIAGNRDFLVGQAFADTAGMELLAEPHIADIGGQRIALVHGDAECTDDIKYMEFRKQVRQPAWQAQFLAMPLAQRKAIIANLREGSKEAHSTKTMEIMDVTPQAIDALFAATGADVLIHGHTHRPALHEKDGKRRYVLPDWEPDGEPPRGGWIAIGEDGTITRHDLDGKVIG, translated from the coding sequence ATGACGCTGCCCGCGCGAACGCTCGCGCTGTTTATCTCCGACCTGCATCTGCAGGCCGCGCATGCGCGCACCGTGGACGCCTTCTTCGCCTTCCTGGAAGAACGCGCCATGGCCGCGCGCGCGCTGTACATCCTCGGCGACCTGTTCGAATACTGGGCGGGCGACGACGACCTCGATGCGCCCCTGCACCGCAAGATCGCCGCAGCCATCCGCGCCGTGCGCGATGCGGGCATTCCGGTCTACTGGATCGCGGGCAACCGCGACTTCCTGGTCGGCCAGGCTTTCGCCGATACGGCCGGCATGGAGTTGCTGGCCGAACCGCACATCGCCGACATCGGCGGGCAGCGCATTGCGCTGGTGCACGGCGACGCCGAATGCACCGACGACATCAAATACATGGAATTTCGCAAGCAGGTACGCCAGCCGGCGTGGCAGGCGCAATTTCTCGCCATGCCGCTGGCCCAGCGCAAGGCGATCATCGCCAACCTGCGCGAAGGCAGCAAGGAAGCGCACAGCACCAAGACCATGGAAATCATGGATGTCACGCCGCAGGCGATCGACGCCCTGTTCGCCGCCACCGGCGCCGACGTGCTGATCCACGGCCACACCCACCGCCCGGCATTGCACGAGAAAGACGGCAAGCGCCGCTACGTGCTGCCGGACTGGGAGCCGGATGGCGAGCCGCCACGCGGCGGCTGGATCGCCATCGGCGAGGATGGCACGATCACGCGCCACGACCTCGACGGCAAAGTGATCGGCTGA
- the rlmB gene encoding 23S rRNA (guanosine(2251)-2'-O)-methyltransferase RlmB — translation MKNKMIFGFHAVTSRLRHEASSVEEIFVDATRQDRRMHDLIANAKALGVRVMPVDSARLDKIVGTRRHQGVIAFASQLALARNLDELLDAIEGPPLLLILDGITDPHNLGACLRVADGVGAHAVIVPKDRAVGLNATAAKVASGAAETVPYITVTNLARTMRELKERDILLIGTTDDADKGLYEADFSGPAALVMGSEGEGMRRLTRETCDVLVGIPMFGSVESLNVSVASGVCLYEARRQRIAREGQA, via the coding sequence ATGAAGAATAAAATGATTTTCGGGTTCCACGCGGTGACCTCGCGTCTGCGTCATGAGGCCTCGTCGGTGGAAGAAATTTTTGTCGATGCGACCCGTCAGGATCGCCGCATGCACGACCTCATCGCCAACGCCAAGGCCTTGGGGGTGCGCGTCATGCCGGTCGATTCGGCCCGCCTCGACAAGATCGTCGGAACCCGGCGCCACCAGGGCGTGATTGCCTTTGCCAGCCAGCTGGCGCTGGCGCGCAACCTGGATGAACTGCTCGACGCCATCGAAGGTCCGCCGCTGCTGCTGATCCTCGACGGCATCACCGATCCGCACAACCTGGGCGCCTGCCTGCGCGTGGCCGACGGTGTCGGCGCGCACGCGGTCATCGTGCCGAAGGACCGCGCGGTCGGCTTGAATGCCACGGCGGCCAAGGTCGCCAGCGGTGCGGCTGAAACCGTGCCGTACATTACGGTCACGAACCTGGCGCGCACCATGCGCGAGCTCAAAGAGCGCGACATCCTGCTGATCGGCACCACCGACGACGCCGACAAGGGCTTGTACGAAGCGGACTTCTCCGGTCCGGCCGCGCTCGTCATGGGTTCGGAAGGCGAGGGCATGCGCCGCCTCACCCGCGAAACCTGCGACGTGCTCGTTGGTATTCCCATGTTCGGCTCCGTCGAGAGTCTGAACGTCTCGGTTGCGTCGGGTGTCTGCCTGTACGAAGCACGCCGCCAGCGCATCGCGCGCGAAGGCCAGGCGTAA
- a CDS encoding NHL repeat-containing protein yields the protein MRHDELPFPPSTAMRRGAALLACLFFTACGGGGSGGSSSTPSTPVVVAPPASNCGAGAVDYMAAGDDDMAALGITCMQSVRAGKETVLQIPNGMALDKAGNAYILDRAKQVIFKLTPAGAMSVLAGSIANYGSQDGAGGAASFNFNYQSRIIVDTAGNVIVTDTCNNTLRKITPGGVVSTLAGVSEQVCWLGAGVLPTHDGAGAQALFTRPAEIVLDVNGDYLVIEQLGIRRVTPAGVVSHVSWTNDPKNERKISGPSRIAVAGDGSLYVVESARIYRISGGLASFIAGGDYAKEGGVRDGTGAAASFKSPRALAVDAAGDVYVSDYDTLRKVTPRGVVTTIAGDGKGGDVRDGKGTEARFSYISQLLINSSGNVLALDTGAMAIRTITPGGAVTTSAATPVTSASVDGKGSAARFNRRDGTAADAAGNLYIADYNTNLVRMVSPDGVVSVFAGNGVKGAVFAHPYSIAVGLNGTVYVVDSERIARIDGGATATVLPHPVGGDAVVDIAVDPEGNVAVAGYYSVSQVSSSGKVTQLIADAGTGPRDPNNFSFQPASIAYDRLGNLYVADDDSKAVYKYSKDGKLTLFAGSPGWIGDRDGPVRTAMLGFHGTTEMAFAPNGDMYLSGQGLLRKIKPDGTVSTPALAWGKPVLGGIAIGNGMLIGMTGYAVLHTALPAD from the coding sequence ATGCGACACGACGAACTGCCATTTCCCCCTTCGACGGCCATGCGCCGCGGCGCTGCACTGCTTGCATGCCTGTTTTTCACGGCTTGCGGTGGCGGCGGATCGGGCGGTTCATCATCCACCCCGTCCACTCCGGTTGTGGTTGCGCCGCCAGCGTCCAACTGCGGCGCGGGTGCCGTCGACTACATGGCGGCGGGCGACGATGACATGGCCGCGCTCGGCATCACCTGCATGCAATCTGTGCGGGCCGGTAAGGAAACCGTGCTGCAGATTCCGAACGGCATGGCGCTCGACAAGGCCGGCAATGCGTATATCCTCGACCGCGCCAAGCAAGTCATCTTCAAGCTCACCCCGGCGGGCGCGATGTCGGTGCTGGCCGGCTCGATCGCCAATTACGGCAGCCAGGACGGCGCCGGCGGCGCGGCCAGCTTCAACTTCAACTACCAGTCGCGCATCATCGTCGATACGGCGGGCAACGTGATCGTGACCGATACCTGCAACAATACCTTGCGCAAGATTACCCCGGGGGGCGTGGTCAGCACGCTCGCCGGCGTGAGCGAGCAGGTGTGTTGGTTAGGTGCCGGTGTGCTGCCGACGCACGACGGCGCGGGCGCGCAAGCGCTGTTTACGCGTCCGGCAGAGATCGTGCTTGACGTCAATGGCGACTACCTCGTGATCGAGCAGCTCGGCATCCGCCGCGTGACCCCGGCCGGCGTGGTAAGCCATGTCTCCTGGACAAACGATCCCAAGAACGAGCGGAAGATCAGCGGGCCATCGCGCATTGCCGTGGCTGGCGACGGCTCGCTGTACGTGGTTGAAAGCGCGCGCATTTATCGCATCAGCGGCGGCCTGGCCAGCTTTATCGCCGGCGGCGATTACGCCAAGGAAGGCGGCGTACGCGACGGCACCGGCGCCGCAGCCAGTTTCAAGTCCCCGCGCGCCCTCGCGGTCGATGCGGCGGGCGATGTCTATGTCAGCGATTACGACACCTTGCGCAAGGTTACCCCGCGCGGCGTGGTCACCACGATCGCTGGCGACGGCAAGGGCGGCGACGTGCGCGATGGCAAGGGAACGGAGGCGCGCTTCTCGTACATCAGTCAACTGTTGATCAATTCATCGGGCAACGTGCTGGCGCTCGATACCGGCGCCATGGCGATCCGCACGATCACCCCGGGCGGGGCGGTCACCACCTCGGCCGCCACGCCGGTGACCAGCGCGAGCGTGGACGGCAAGGGCAGCGCAGCGCGCTTCAACCGGCGCGATGGCACGGCCGCCGATGCTGCCGGCAATCTGTACATCGCCGATTACAACACCAACCTGGTGCGCATGGTCAGCCCGGACGGCGTCGTGAGCGTGTTTGCCGGCAACGGCGTCAAGGGCGCCGTGTTCGCGCATCCCTACAGCATTGCGGTGGGCCTGAACGGCACTGTGTATGTGGTCGATAGCGAGAGGATTGCCCGCATCGACGGCGGCGCGACCGCCACGGTCCTGCCGCATCCGGTCGGTGGCGATGCGGTGGTCGATATTGCTGTCGATCCCGAAGGCAACGTGGCCGTTGCGGGCTACTATTCTGTCAGCCAGGTCTCGTCGTCGGGCAAGGTGACCCAACTGATCGCCGATGCGGGCACTGGCCCGCGCGACCCGAACAATTTTTCCTTCCAGCCGGCCAGCATTGCCTACGACCGCCTTGGCAATCTATACGTGGCCGATGACGACAGCAAGGCCGTGTACAAATACAGCAAGGACGGCAAGCTGACCTTATTCGCGGGCTCGCCCGGCTGGATTGGCGACCGGGACGGCCCGGTGCGCACCGCCATGCTGGGCTTTCACGGGACCACGGAAATGGCGTTTGCGCCGAATGGCGACATGTATCTGAGCGGCCAAGGCTTGCTGCGTAAGATCAAGCCGGATGGCACCGTATCGACCCCGGCACTGGCATGGGGCAAGCCCGTGCTTGGTGGTATCGCCATCGGCAATGGCATGCTGATCGGGATGACGGGTTATGCAGTGCTGCACACTGCCTTGCCGGCGGACTGA
- a CDS encoding MarR family transcriptional regulator has product MDIKPETPWDGTPDISARIVVAISRVSSVLRAGMWEFATAENLNPTQAEILQLLKDRTQGVRLSWLAAQLSVSAASASDSVAALVNKGLVRKARAEDDGRASALWLTDQGKALVGKMMSALSFADDAAAALDAGVKDQLLVGLFKLIAQLQKSERFPALRACLSCRYFEANVNPGTAAPHHCALVKAPLPISFLRIDCAEHQPTDAATERRNWEAFA; this is encoded by the coding sequence ATGGACATCAAACCAGAAACGCCGTGGGACGGCACACCGGATATCTCGGCTCGCATCGTCGTTGCGATCAGCCGGGTGTCGAGCGTGTTGCGCGCGGGGATGTGGGAATTTGCGACAGCGGAAAATCTCAATCCCACCCAGGCCGAGATCCTGCAACTGCTGAAAGACCGCACCCAGGGCGTACGCCTGTCGTGGCTGGCCGCGCAGTTGTCGGTATCGGCGGCCAGCGCCAGCGATTCCGTGGCCGCCCTGGTGAACAAGGGATTGGTCCGCAAAGCGCGCGCCGAGGATGACGGCCGCGCCAGCGCCCTGTGGCTGACCGACCAGGGCAAGGCGCTGGTCGGGAAAATGATGTCAGCCCTCAGCTTTGCCGACGATGCCGCCGCTGCGCTCGACGCCGGTGTCAAGGACCAGTTGCTGGTCGGCCTGTTCAAACTGATTGCGCAATTGCAGAAGAGCGAACGTTTTCCAGCGCTGCGCGCCTGCCTGTCCTGCCGTTATTTCGAAGCGAACGTCAATCCCGGCACGGCGGCACCGCATCATTGCGCCCTGGTCAAGGCGCCCCTGCCCATCTCGTTTTTAAGAATCGATTGCGCGGAGCACCAACCTACCGATGCCGCGACCGAGCGCCGCAACTGGGAAGCGTTCGCCTGA
- a CDS encoding YceH family protein, producing MTQEATGGADGAALLDPFEIRVLAVLAEKEGLTPDNYPMSLNAITNGCNQLSSRDPVMQLSDETVQDVLQRLMQRKFVNGITQAGARVTKYEHRMRIKWSLEQDKLAVLTILMLRGLQTAGEIRTRSGRLHEFKSVADVEACLQFLIDKYPPIVARLALAPGTKEPRYGQLLGGDAALSQQESSFGVVSAPPQGSRVAQLEQEVASLRAEIDDLKLQFLAFKTQFE from the coding sequence ATGACACAGGAAGCAACGGGCGGCGCCGACGGCGCTGCCTTGCTGGACCCGTTTGAAATCCGCGTGCTGGCGGTGCTGGCCGAGAAAGAAGGCCTCACACCAGATAATTATCCGATGTCGCTCAACGCCATCACCAACGGCTGCAACCAGCTGTCGAGCCGCGATCCGGTGATGCAGTTGTCGGACGAAACCGTGCAGGACGTGCTGCAGCGCCTGATGCAGCGCAAGTTCGTCAACGGCATCACCCAGGCCGGCGCGCGCGTGACCAAGTACGAGCACCGCATGCGCATCAAATGGTCGCTGGAGCAGGACAAGCTGGCCGTGCTGACCATCCTGATGCTGCGCGGTTTGCAGACGGCGGGCGAAATCCGCACCCGCAGCGGGCGCCTGCACGAATTCAAGTCGGTGGCCGATGTCGAGGCTTGCCTGCAGTTTTTGATCGACAAATACCCGCCCATCGTGGCCCGCCTGGCGCTCGCGCCGGGCACCAAGGAGCCGCGCTACGGCCAGCTCCTGGGCGGCGACGCGGCGCTGTCGCAGCAGGAATCCTCGTTCGGCGTGGTCAGCGCGCCGCCCCAGGGCAGCAGAGTGGCGCAGCTGGAGCAGGAAGTGGCCTCCCTGCGCGCCGAGATCGACGACCTCAAGCTGCAATTCCTGGCGTTCAAGACGCAGTTCGAGTAA
- the cysE gene encoding serine O-acetyltransferase has product MFLHLREDIKSIIERDPAARNGWEVFTCYPGFQAIMMHRWAQACWTRNLKWIGRFISYVARILTGIEIHPGATIGRRVFIDHGFGVVIGETAVVGDDCTIYQGVTLGGTSLNSGTKRHPTLERGVIIGAGAKVLGSFTVGEYAKVGSNAVVIKPVPAGATAVGNPAHIVQKEADTRATSHLFSAYGVTPNGDDPLSKALHGLINHAARQDEQLDRLMALMKTAGIACQSTPECDKLDSVKLNKLVE; this is encoded by the coding sequence ATGTTTTTACACCTGCGCGAAGATATCAAGAGCATCATTGAACGCGACCCCGCCGCCCGCAACGGATGGGAAGTGTTCACTTGTTATCCTGGCTTTCAGGCCATCATGATGCATCGCTGGGCGCAGGCTTGCTGGACCCGCAATCTGAAATGGATCGGGCGCTTCATCTCGTACGTGGCGCGCATCCTGACCGGCATCGAGATTCACCCGGGCGCGACGATCGGTCGGCGCGTCTTTATCGACCACGGCTTCGGCGTGGTGATCGGCGAGACCGCCGTCGTCGGCGATGACTGCACCATCTACCAGGGCGTGACCCTGGGCGGCACCTCGCTCAACAGCGGCACCAAGCGCCATCCGACCCTGGAGCGCGGCGTCATCATCGGCGCCGGCGCCAAGGTGCTCGGCTCGTTCACGGTGGGCGAGTATGCCAAAGTCGGCTCGAACGCGGTGGTGATCAAGCCGGTGCCGGCCGGCGCCACGGCGGTCGGCAACCCGGCCCACATCGTCCAGAAAGAAGCCGACACGCGTGCGACCTCGCATCTGTTCTCGGCCTACGGGGTCACCCCCAACGGCGACGATCCGCTGTCGAAGGCCTTGCATGGCCTGATCAATCACGCGGCGCGCCAGGACGAACAGCTCGACCGGCTGATGGCCCTGATGAAGACCGCCGGAATCGCCTGCCAGAGCACGCCCGAGTGTGATAAATTGGATTCGGTAAAGCTCAATAAACTGGTCGAGTAA
- a CDS encoding TetR/AcrR family transcriptional regulator, translated as MSTLNRSTYHHGDLRAALLAAAEDLVDATGAGAISLREVARRAGVSATACYRHFEDKEALLAALAAKGYADFALYIEQAAGGAPDALAAVGQAYVRFALERPGRFRLMYGPLIADRSRHPGLQAAVQGVTQAFARMLQGSGGEGKDVGVMSLKLWCMVHGLAQLLLDGMLPGHDPEVLARALTTR; from the coding sequence ATGTCAACATTAAATCGAAGCACCTATCATCATGGCGATTTGCGGGCGGCCTTGCTGGCCGCGGCCGAGGACCTGGTCGACGCGACGGGCGCCGGCGCGATCAGCCTGCGCGAGGTGGCGCGCCGGGCGGGCGTGTCGGCCACGGCGTGCTACCGGCATTTCGAGGACAAGGAAGCGCTGCTGGCGGCGCTGGCTGCCAAGGGCTACGCGGACTTCGCCCTGTACATTGAACAGGCCGCAGGCGGCGCGCCCGATGCCCTGGCCGCCGTGGGGCAGGCCTACGTCCGCTTCGCGCTGGAGCGCCCGGGGCGTTTCCGCCTGATGTACGGGCCCCTGATCGCCGACCGCAGCCGCCATCCCGGCCTGCAGGCGGCGGTGCAAGGCGTGACGCAGGCGTTTGCACGCATGCTGCAAGGCAGTGGCGGGGAGGGCAAGGATGTGGGAGTGATGAGCCTGAAGCTGTGGTGCATGGTGCACGGACTGGCCCAGCTGCTGCTCGATGGGATGTTGCCCGGCCACGACCCGGAGGTGCTGGCGCGCGCGCTGACCACGCGCTGA
- a CDS encoding carboxymuconolactone decarboxylase family protein, whose product MSRIALLTRDQAHGEAARLLDQVQAAFGAMPNMFRAVANSPAALASMWAAFGALGSGTLGARLGEQIAVAIADQNNCEYCLAAHTALGRKAGASSEEMTAAQAGTSHDPKTAAALAFALKMVRQRARIDTADVDALRQAGFDDAAIMEIMAHIALNLFTNYVNVAFAVPLDFPRVALRAK is encoded by the coding sequence ATGTCCCGTATTGCCCTTCTCACCCGCGACCAAGCCCACGGCGAAGCTGCCCGATTACTCGACCAAGTCCAAGCCGCGTTCGGCGCCATGCCGAACATGTTCCGCGCCGTCGCCAACTCCCCCGCCGCGCTGGCCAGCATGTGGGCCGCATTCGGCGCGCTTGGCAGCGGCACCTTGGGCGCCAGGCTCGGCGAGCAGATCGCGGTCGCCATCGCCGACCAGAACAACTGCGAATACTGCCTGGCCGCGCATACGGCGCTCGGACGCAAGGCCGGTGCCAGCAGCGAGGAAATGACAGCTGCCCAGGCAGGCACGTCGCACGATCCGAAAACCGCCGCCGCCCTAGCCTTCGCGCTCAAGATGGTCCGGCAGCGTGCCCGGATCGATACCGCCGATGTCGATGCCCTGCGCCAGGCGGGCTTTGACGATGCTGCCATCATGGAAATCATGGCGCATATCGCGCTGAACCTGTTCACCAATTACGTGAACGTCGCCTTCGCGGTCCCGCTCGACTTCCCACGCGTGGCACTGCGCGCCAAATGA
- a CDS encoding glycosyltransferase, whose product MRILIAVVGSLGDVLPFVAMGVELKRRGHEVRVYANPTFSGVIEAAGLAAVGVGSAARHQAFLDSPEATDPKKAMALVAAGVMSNVPLFYDAMYADIIPGETTVIGSTMAFASRLLREKCGLPGAVVHLSPSVIRSEFMAPRFSPLGHMEKLPRCVKRFVWRTLDRKFLDPLYGVPFNRLRAGLGLAPVDRIMHQWLHEGELCIGLYPRWFAAPQPDAPANFHPTAFPLFDGGERVGDKLAAFFDDGAAPVAFTSGTANATSHSFYAASAEACRLSGKRGILITPHKAQVPATLPQGVVQVDSVSFQALLPRVAAFVHHGGIGSTSQALAAGVPQLIQPMAFDQFDNASRAVRLGVARSIAPKRYTASAVADQLNRLTSDQALAARCKAVAAMTAASAGVDEACDLVERILAGVNPTPVTRTAS is encoded by the coding sequence ATGAGAATCCTGATTGCGGTCGTCGGCAGCCTGGGCGACGTGCTGCCTTTTGTCGCCATGGGCGTGGAATTGAAGCGGCGCGGCCACGAGGTGCGCGTGTACGCCAACCCGACGTTTAGCGGCGTGATTGAAGCGGCCGGCCTCGCTGCCGTGGGGGTTGGGTCGGCGGCCAGGCATCAGGCTTTCCTCGATTCGCCGGAAGCGACCGATCCGAAGAAAGCCATGGCCCTCGTTGCCGCCGGGGTCATGAGCAATGTCCCCCTCTTCTACGACGCTATGTACGCCGATATCATTCCGGGCGAAACCACGGTGATCGGCTCGACCATGGCGTTCGCCAGCCGCCTGCTGCGGGAAAAATGCGGCCTGCCGGGCGCGGTGGTGCACTTGTCGCCATCGGTGATCAGGTCGGAATTCATGGCGCCGCGATTTTCACCCCTCGGCCACATGGAAAAGCTGCCGCGCTGCGTCAAGCGCTTCGTCTGGCGCACCCTGGACCGCAAATTCCTCGATCCACTTTACGGCGTGCCCTTCAATCGCCTGCGCGCCGGTCTCGGCCTGGCGCCGGTGGACCGGATCATGCACCAGTGGCTGCATGAGGGCGAGCTGTGCATCGGCCTGTATCCGCGCTGGTTCGCCGCGCCCCAGCCGGATGCGCCGGCCAATTTTCATCCGACCGCGTTTCCACTGTTCGACGGCGGCGAGCGGGTTGGCGACAAGCTTGCGGCTTTCTTCGATGACGGCGCAGCGCCCGTGGCGTTCACCAGCGGCACCGCCAACGCCACCTCGCACTCTTTTTATGCCGCCTCGGCGGAGGCGTGCAGATTGTCCGGCAAGCGCGGCATCCTGATCACCCCGCACAAGGCGCAAGTGCCGGCCACCTTGCCGCAGGGTGTCGTGCAGGTCGATTCCGTGTCATTCCAGGCGCTGTTGCCGCGCGTGGCGGCGTTTGTCCATCATGGCGGCATCGGTTCGACCAGCCAGGCGCTGGCGGCCGGCGTGCCGCAACTGATCCAGCCGATGGCGTTCGACCAGTTCGACAATGCCAGCCGCGCGGTGCGGCTCGGCGTTGCGCGGTCGATCGCGCCGAAACGCTACACGGCCAGCGCGGTGGCGGACCAGTTGAACCGGCTGACGTCCGACCAGGCGCTCGCCGCCCGCTGCAAGGCGGTGGCCGCGATGACCGCCGCCAGCGCTGGCGTGGACGAGGCTTGCGACCTGGTGGAGAGAATACTGGCCGGGGTGAACCCGACACCAGTTACTCGAACTGCGTCTTGA
- a CDS encoding ABC transporter ATP-binding protein: protein MSAVMTARGLSKRYGKSLAIDNISFEIPAGRIVGLIGPNGSGKTTTLKAALGLTAFEGELSVLGFDPRTERDALMQQVCFIADVAILPRWLRVSEAIDFVAGVHPRFDRAKAERYLAATKLKPEMKVKAMSKGMVVQLHLALVMAIDVKLLVLDEPTLGLDILYRKQFYQNLLEDYFDENKTIIITTHQVEEVEHILTDLMFIRDGKIVLSASMDEVGARFVEVLVAPDNVNAASALHPIDQRTVFGKTVMLFDGVAREQLAALGETRNPKVADLFVATMKGSYA, encoded by the coding sequence ATGAGCGCCGTCATGACAGCCCGCGGCTTGAGCAAACGCTACGGCAAGTCGCTGGCGATCGACAACATCAGCTTCGAGATTCCCGCAGGCAGGATCGTCGGCTTGATCGGCCCCAACGGTTCCGGCAAGACCACCACCCTCAAGGCCGCGCTCGGCCTGACCGCCTTCGAGGGCGAACTGTCGGTGCTCGGCTTCGACCCGCGTACCGAGCGCGATGCGCTGATGCAGCAAGTATGCTTCATCGCCGACGTGGCGATCCTGCCGCGCTGGCTGCGCGTGTCCGAGGCGATCGACTTCGTGGCCGGCGTACATCCGCGCTTCGACCGCGCCAAGGCCGAACGCTACCTGGCTGCAACCAAGCTCAAGCCGGAGATGAAGGTCAAGGCCATGTCCAAGGGCATGGTCGTGCAACTGCACCTGGCGCTGGTGATGGCCATCGACGTCAAGCTGCTGGTGCTCGACGAGCCCACCCTGGGGCTGGACATCCTGTACCGCAAGCAGTTCTACCAGAACCTGCTGGAAGACTATTTTGACGAGAACAAGACCATCATCATCACCACCCACCAGGTCGAGGAAGTCGAACACATCCTCACCGACCTGATGTTCATCCGCGACGGCAAGATCGTGCTGTCAGCCTCGATGGACGAGGTGGGAGCGCGCTTCGTCGAAGTCCTGGTCGCGCCCGACAACGTCAACGCCGCCAGCGCCTTGCACCCGATCGACCAGCGCACCGTGTTCGGCAAGACCGTGATGCTGTTCGACGGCGTGGCGCGCGAGCAGCTTGCCGCCCTTGGCGAAACCCGCAACCCCAAGGTCGCCGACCTGTTCGTCGCGACCATGAAAGGAAGCTACGCATGA
- a CDS encoding peptidylprolyl isomerase, whose product MAVLITTNMGNITVELDAEKAPKSVANFLDYVAKGHYDNTIFHRVIGDFMIQGGGFEPGMKQKPAEQTVENEGKNGLKNEMYTLAMARTSAPHSASAQFFINVKNNSFLDYPGQDGWGYAVFGKVSEGTDVVDKIRKVKTATSGMFADVPVEPVIIEKITVI is encoded by the coding sequence ATGGCCGTACTCATCACCACCAACATGGGCAACATCACCGTCGAACTCGACGCCGAAAAAGCACCGAAATCGGTCGCCAACTTCCTCGACTACGTCGCCAAGGGCCACTACGACAACACGATTTTCCACCGCGTCATCGGCGACTTCATGATCCAGGGCGGCGGTTTCGAGCCAGGCATGAAGCAAAAGCCAGCCGAGCAAACCGTGGAAAACGAAGGCAAGAACGGCCTCAAGAACGAAATGTACACCCTGGCCATGGCCCGCACTTCGGCGCCGCACTCGGCATCGGCCCAGTTCTTCATCAACGTCAAGAACAACAGCTTCCTCGACTATCCAGGCCAGGACGGCTGGGGCTATGCCGTGTTCGGCAAGGTCAGCGAAGGCACCGATGTGGTCGACAAGATCCGCAAGGTCAAGACCGCCACCAGCGGCATGTTCGCCGATGTGCCGGTCGAGCCGGTGATCATCGAAAAAATCACGGTCATCTAA
- a CDS encoding GntR family transcriptional regulator, with protein MTIGWNDNTPIYRQLKEKVIGMMLDGALKAGDALPSVRQVAADYQLNPITVSRAYQELVDEQLVEKRRGIGMYVTEGASEKLLASERERFVREEWPAMLERIRRLGLDIDQLPRPQDGAPS; from the coding sequence ATGACGATTGGCTGGAACGACAACACCCCCATTTACCGCCAGCTCAAGGAGAAGGTCATCGGCATGATGCTCGACGGCGCCCTGAAAGCCGGCGACGCCCTGCCCTCGGTGCGCCAGGTGGCGGCCGACTACCAGCTCAATCCGATCACCGTCTCGCGCGCCTACCAGGAACTGGTGGACGAGCAACTTGTGGAAAAACGAAGGGGAATTGGCATGTATGTGACCGAAGGCGCGAGCGAAAAACTGCTCGCCAGCGAACGCGAGCGCTTCGTGCGCGAAGAATGGCCGGCCATGCTCGAACGCATCCGCCGCCTCGGCCTCGATATCGACCAGCTGCCGCGCCCCCAAGATGGAGCCCCGTCATGA